A window of Halobellus sp. LT62 contains these coding sequences:
- a CDS encoding DUF7344 domain-containing protein encodes MSDGSDCAEDVDVGAEPTDYARGRGPPPERVFGLDHVYEALAHPRRRYLCYTLLEDTEWSLTALATKVAAWEAETAERAVDDHECDRVYVALYHAHVPKLVDEGIIAFDEATGTITAAENAGQVLAALEGMGASLDAAQETHARREMDRGETTEREEIDDETH; translated from the coding sequence ATGTCTGATGGGTCAGATTGTGCTGAAGACGTCGATGTCGGTGCCGAACCGACGGACTACGCACGGGGGAGAGGACCCCCGCCGGAGCGGGTTTTCGGATTGGATCACGTGTACGAGGCGCTCGCGCACCCGCGGCGTCGCTACCTCTGCTATACGCTGTTGGAGGACACCGAGTGGTCGCTGACCGCGCTGGCGACGAAGGTCGCGGCGTGGGAGGCCGAGACCGCCGAGCGCGCGGTCGACGATCACGAGTGCGATCGGGTGTACGTCGCGCTGTATCACGCGCACGTCCCCAAGTTGGTCGACGAGGGGATCATCGCGTTCGACGAGGCGACCGGGACGATCACGGCCGCCGAGAACGCCGGGCAGGTCCTCGCGGCGCTCGAGGGAATGGGCGCGAGCCTCGACGCCGCCCAAGAGACGCACGCCCGGCGTGAGATGGACCGCGGCGAGACGACTGAACGGGAAGAAATCGATGACGAAACACACTGA
- a CDS encoding VOC family protein encodes MSGVLDHTMVRVEDLEASLDWYTTHLNYEEKGRWEADTFTNVYLGPEDLHEEGAMLELTYNHDDRTYEMGDAWGHIAVRVPEGELEEHYQQLLDEGVEDYRDPESCGGRYAFVKDPDGHEVEIVQRDPELPTWGLDHTMIRVEDADEAIGFWTRKFEYDYVRRWESDSFANYFMKPAGASEAAMTVELTYNYDGRSYTLGDSWGHLCVRADDLHDYWETLMEREAEDYRDPESCDDRYAFTTDQDGHEIEILEPSN; translated from the coding sequence ATGTCCGGAGTACTCGATCACACGATGGTCCGCGTCGAAGACCTCGAGGCGTCGCTCGATTGGTACACGACGCATCTGAACTACGAGGAGAAGGGTCGCTGGGAGGCCGACACCTTCACCAACGTCTACCTCGGCCCCGAGGACCTCCACGAGGAGGGCGCGATGCTCGAACTCACGTACAACCACGACGACCGGACCTACGAGATGGGCGACGCGTGGGGCCACATCGCGGTGCGCGTCCCCGAGGGCGAGCTCGAAGAACACTACCAGCAGCTGCTGGACGAGGGCGTCGAAGACTACCGCGACCCCGAGTCCTGCGGTGGCCGCTACGCCTTCGTGAAGGACCCCGACGGCCACGAGGTCGAGATCGTCCAGCGCGACCCGGAACTCCCCACGTGGGGACTCGATCACACGATGATCCGCGTCGAGGACGCCGACGAGGCGATCGGGTTCTGGACGCGGAAGTTCGAGTACGACTACGTCCGTCGCTGGGAGTCCGACAGTTTCGCGAACTACTTCATGAAGCCCGCCGGGGCCTCCGAGGCCGCGATGACCGTCGAACTCACCTACAACTACGACGGCCGCTCGTACACGCTGGGCGACTCGTGGGGCCACCTCTGCGTCCGCGCCGACGACCTCCACGACTACTGGGAGACGCTGATGGAACGCGAGGCCGAGGACTACCGCGATCCCGAGTCCTGTGACGACCGCTACGCCTTCACGACGGATCAGGACGGCCACGAGATCGAGATACTCGAACCGTCGAACTGA
- a CDS encoding 30S ribosomal protein S15 — MARMHTRRRGSSGSDKPVADEPPEWSDVEADDIEARVVELAEQGYDPSQIGLKLRDEGVKGVPVPDVKLATGKKVTAILDENDAAPEIPEDLRNLMERAVRLRRHVNENGQDMQNKRALQNTESKIRRLADYYRGDELDEDFTYTFDVAVKLLEA; from the coding sequence ATGGCACGAATGCACACCCGCCGCCGCGGCTCGTCCGGTTCGGACAAGCCGGTGGCAGACGAACCCCCGGAGTGGAGTGACGTCGAAGCAGACGATATCGAAGCGCGCGTCGTCGAGCTCGCAGAGCAGGGCTACGACCCGAGCCAGATCGGCCTGAAGCTGCGCGACGAGGGCGTCAAGGGAGTTCCCGTCCCCGACGTCAAGCTCGCGACCGGCAAGAAGGTCACCGCGATCCTCGACGAGAACGACGCGGCCCCGGAGATCCCCGAAGACCTCCGGAACCTGATGGAGCGCGCCGTGCGCCTCCGCCGCCACGTCAACGAGAACGGGCAGGACATGCAGAACAAGCGCGCCCTGCAGAACACCGAGTCGAAGATCCGTCGCCTCGCGGACTACTACCGGGGCGACGAGCTCGACGAGGACTTCACGTACACCTTCGACGTCGCGGTCAAACTCCTCGAAGCGTAA
- a CDS encoding phytoene/squalene synthase family protein: MSQQDERPRVDKADLEWCHKSVQGVSRTFALTVDVLDEPMSSYICLGYLVCRIADTVEDASHIPPEEQADLLRTYDTVLAPDDETDAAEFVSSVEPYLPDEEAMTEDWAVVRDSPRVLRTFGSLPEDVQQAIVPPARELVQGMAEFVERYEDDGGLRIQTRGELEEYCYYAAGTVGNLITNLVTRHDVAADRRRRLYDTAEEFGLLLQLVNISKDVYDDYTAEDNVYLPAEWLRDAGVPQDAVIDEEHEDEAASVVRRTAEFAGSFLDDAQTYLETVPLRDGNTLEAWAIPFLLAVGTLRELLSRPEDALSSTGVKISRQEVFAVVSEMSASGNRESLDELRRAIATGPYHASLSNAD; the protein is encoded by the coding sequence ATGTCTCAGCAGGATGAACGCCCCCGAGTCGATAAAGCCGACCTGGAGTGGTGTCACAAGTCGGTGCAAGGGGTCTCTCGCACCTTCGCGCTCACGGTGGACGTGCTCGACGAACCGATGTCCTCGTACATCTGTCTCGGATACCTCGTCTGCCGGATCGCGGACACCGTCGAAGACGCCTCGCACATCCCTCCCGAAGAACAGGCCGACCTCCTCCGAACCTACGACACCGTCCTCGCACCCGACGACGAGACGGACGCCGCGGAGTTCGTTTCCTCGGTCGAACCGTACCTCCCCGACGAGGAGGCGATGACCGAAGACTGGGCGGTCGTTCGCGACTCCCCCAGAGTGCTCCGAACGTTCGGGAGTCTCCCCGAGGACGTCCAGCAAGCCATCGTTCCGCCGGCCAGAGAGCTCGTGCAGGGGATGGCCGAGTTCGTCGAGCGCTACGAGGACGACGGCGGCCTCCGGATCCAGACTCGAGGAGAGTTAGAAGAGTACTGCTACTACGCCGCCGGAACGGTCGGTAATCTCATCACGAACCTCGTGACGCGACACGATGTCGCCGCCGACCGCCGCCGTCGGCTGTACGACACCGCCGAGGAGTTCGGACTGCTCCTTCAGCTCGTCAACATCTCGAAGGACGTCTACGACGACTACACCGCCGAGGACAACGTCTATCTCCCAGCCGAGTGGCTGCGGGACGCGGGCGTCCCGCAGGACGCGGTCATCGACGAGGAGCACGAAGACGAGGCCGCTTCGGTCGTCCGCCGCACCGCCGAATTCGCCGGGTCGTTCCTCGACGACGCCCAGACGTACTTGGAGACGGTACCGCTTCGGGACGGCAACACGCTCGAAGCGTGGGCGATTCCGTTCCTGCTCGCGGTCGGGACGCTCCGGGAACTGCTTTCGCGGCCGGAGGACGCCCTTTCTTCGACCGGCGTGAAGATCTCCCGCCAAGAGGTGTTCGCGGTCGTCTCCGAGATGAGCGCCAGCGGCAACCGCGAGTCTCTCGACGAACTGCGGCGCGCCATCGCGACGGGGCCGTATCACGCGTCGCTGTCGAACGCCGACTGA
- a CDS encoding KEOPS complex subunit Pcc1, with protein sequence MTDGTDTQTTADATRECGSRTARLRTTHADAETVAAALRPDNTDSMRMRVEGDTLLTRIERETTGGLQSTVDDTVVNLTVADAIVDTTHKL encoded by the coding sequence ATGACCGACGGCACAGACACACAGACGACTGCGGACGCGACCCGCGAGTGCGGGTCGCGGACCGCCCGCCTGCGGACGACTCACGCCGACGCCGAGACGGTGGCGGCGGCGCTCCGTCCGGACAACACCGACTCGATGCGGATGCGCGTCGAGGGCGACACGCTCCTCACGCGCATCGAACGCGAGACGACCGGCGGGCTCCAGTCCACGGTGGACGACACCGTGGTCAACCTGACGGTGGCCGACGCCATCGTCGACACGACACACAAACTATGA
- a CDS encoding 30S ribosomal protein S3ae → MSERSVSKQKRGKRWYTLIAPEQFDRTELGSTFADEPEKVDGRTVEVTLGDITGDQGENNTKLTFKVNEVTSDAAYTEFVKHELARDYVRSLVRRGASKVDVAITVLTTDDYRVQLQPVAFTTKKADRSQEKAIRRVMIDLVEEAAAERTFDELVDSVIEGRLSSAIYGEAKTIYPLRRVEVQKLTLEARPEEVAAEEEAAVDVDEEDVAVDDA, encoded by the coding sequence ATGAGTGAACGATCAGTTTCGAAGCAGAAGCGCGGAAAGCGATGGTACACGCTCATCGCACCGGAACAGTTCGACCGAACCGAACTCGGCTCGACCTTCGCGGACGAGCCCGAGAAGGTCGACGGCCGTACCGTCGAGGTCACCCTCGGCGACATCACCGGCGACCAGGGCGAGAACAACACGAAGCTCACCTTCAAGGTGAACGAGGTCACCAGCGACGCGGCCTACACCGAGTTCGTCAAGCACGAGCTCGCGCGCGACTACGTGCGCAGCCTCGTCCGCCGCGGGGCCTCGAAAGTCGACGTCGCGATCACGGTGCTGACGACTGACGATTACCGCGTCCAGCTCCAGCCCGTCGCGTTCACGACTAAGAAGGCCGACCGCAGTCAGGAAAAGGCGATCCGACGCGTGATGATCGACCTCGTCGAGGAGGCCGCCGCCGAGCGGACCTTCGACGAGCTCGTCGACAGCGTCATCGAGGGACGGCTCTCCTCGGCGATCTACGGCGAAGCGAAGACGATCTACCCGCTCCGCCGCGTCGAGGTCCAGAAGCTCACCCTCGAAGCGCGACCCGAGGAGGTCGCCGCCGAGGAAGAAGCCGCCGTCGACGTCGACGAGGAAGACGTCGCGGTCGACGACGCCTGA
- a CDS encoding DUF998 domain-containing protein — translation MTAGDITSPAARLAGPVGAIFTSSAILAATLLSPTFSWTESALSNLGVAAEPFVALLFNGGLVAGAVIGLAYALALRPYSRTLAVGYVLSLLAMALVGVFPAGTDPHIPVAMAFFLLATATVTLDGWRRRTSTTGRAGLALAVVHLAGWILWSAGIRPGSGLALPELGGVVMFGAWLLVLAPPSRQWWRRRSRR, via the coding sequence ATGACAGCCGGAGACATAACCTCGCCCGCCGCGCGTCTCGCCGGACCGGTCGGAGCGATTTTCACGAGTTCGGCTATTCTGGCGGCGACGCTTCTCTCGCCGACCTTCTCGTGGACCGAGAGCGCCCTCTCGAACCTCGGCGTCGCGGCCGAGCCTTTCGTCGCGCTGCTGTTCAACGGCGGCCTCGTGGCCGGTGCCGTGATCGGCCTCGCCTACGCGCTCGCGCTTCGCCCGTACTCGCGAACGCTCGCGGTCGGTTACGTGCTGTCGCTTCTCGCGATGGCGCTCGTCGGCGTCTTCCCCGCCGGAACCGATCCGCACATCCCCGTCGCGATGGCCTTCTTCCTGCTCGCGACGGCGACGGTGACGCTCGACGGCTGGCGACGACGAACGTCGACGACCGGACGCGCTGGCCTCGCGCTCGCGGTGGTTCACCTCGCGGGGTGGATTCTCTGGTCGGCGGGGATCCGACCAGGCTCCGGGCTCGCACTGCCCGAACTCGGCGGCGTCGTGATGTTCGGCGCGTGGTTGCTCGTGCTCGCGCCGCCCTCGCGGCAGTGGTGGCGTCGTCGCAGTCGTCGGTGA
- the dph5 gene encoding diphthine synthase, whose amino-acid sequence MLTFIGLGLYDERSITVEGREALADADRAFAEVYTSHLVGATVDELSAAHDIDIEVRDRAGVEQHPEDILDAAEEAHVAFLTAGDTMISTTHVDLRLRAIERGIDTRVVHGVTAQTAASGLTGLQNYRFGKAVTLPFPYAHGADGVPASVVDSIEANRERGLHTAVYLDIKADRDEYMTADVASEMLAAGWEDVLAVAVARAGSPDPLVAADRLSALAERDFGDPLHLLVIPGDLHHVERDALATLGGAPEDVLAENEV is encoded by the coding sequence ATGCTCACCTTCATCGGCCTCGGCCTCTACGACGAGCGCTCGATCACCGTCGAGGGGCGGGAGGCGCTCGCCGACGCCGACCGCGCGTTCGCGGAAGTGTACACCAGCCACCTCGTCGGTGCGACCGTCGACGAACTCTCCGCGGCCCACGACATCGACATCGAGGTCCGCGACCGCGCGGGCGTCGAACAGCATCCCGAGGACATCCTCGACGCCGCCGAAGAGGCACACGTCGCCTTCCTCACCGCGGGCGATACGATGATCTCGACGACTCACGTCGACCTCCGCTTGCGCGCCATCGAGCGCGGCATCGACACCCGAGTCGTTCACGGCGTCACCGCCCAGACGGCCGCTAGCGGTCTGACGGGGCTCCAGAACTACCGCTTCGGAAAGGCGGTCACGCTCCCGTTCCCGTACGCCCACGGGGCCGACGGTGTCCCGGCGAGCGTCGTCGACTCGATCGAGGCAAACCGCGAGCGCGGCCTCCACACCGCCGTCTATCTCGACATCAAGGCCGACCGCGACGAGTATATGACCGCCGACGTCGCAAGCGAGATGCTCGCGGCGGGCTGGGAAGACGTCCTCGCTGTCGCCGTCGCGCGCGCCGGGAGCCCGGATCCGCTCGTCGCCGCCGACCGCCTCTCCGCGCTGGCCGAACGGGACTTCGGCGACCCGCTGCACCTGCTGGTTATCCCCGGCGACCTCCACCACGTCGAACGCGACGCGCTCGCGACGCTCGGGGGCGCGCCCGAGGACGTGCTCGCAGAGAACGAAGTCTAA
- the artA gene encoding archaeosortase A, with the protein MPGLLSDALAWVVILTFAVGALSAKRNDRFARYVTVAAWVGFAVFWLQLVPHFAFVHKSYVEGILSIAAVPASLYTGYLLWGGRDSLFVLSRAVAAMGIIYLPFETIPAFALFGLSLPAPRGVLMEVVAAQTEFLVNALGYHPEMIHSEEGFYNTFVFWDGDHRLTVEVVLACTGLGSIAIFAGLIAAVEAPLRRKLRALAIAVPVIYGLNLLRTTFITIAFGKQYMQWFVDEILLLFGSSDPYMVSFFISDRIISQLLAVVVLIGITYLVVRELPELLTIIEDVLFLVTGDEYDLASDLGLDQSRA; encoded by the coding sequence ATGCCCGGCCTGCTCTCCGACGCGCTCGCGTGGGTCGTCATCCTGACGTTCGCCGTCGGAGCGCTCTCTGCGAAGCGAAACGATCGGTTCGCGCGGTACGTCACGGTCGCCGCGTGGGTCGGCTTCGCGGTCTTCTGGCTCCAGTTGGTCCCGCACTTCGCGTTCGTCCACAAGAGCTACGTCGAGGGGATCCTCTCGATCGCCGCGGTCCCCGCGTCGCTGTACACCGGCTACCTGCTCTGGGGCGGGCGCGACTCCCTGTTCGTGCTCTCGCGGGCGGTCGCGGCGATGGGGATCATCTACCTTCCCTTCGAAACCATTCCGGCGTTCGCGCTCTTCGGCCTGTCGCTCCCCGCCCCGCGCGGCGTGCTGATGGAAGTCGTCGCCGCCCAGACGGAGTTCCTCGTGAACGCGCTCGGTTACCACCCCGAGATGATCCACAGCGAGGAAGGCTTCTACAACACGTTCGTCTTTTGGGACGGCGACCACCGCCTGACGGTCGAAGTCGTCCTCGCGTGTACCGGTCTGGGAAGTATCGCCATCTTCGCCGGCCTCATCGCCGCCGTCGAGGCCCCGCTGCGCCGGAAGCTCCGCGCGCTGGCGATCGCCGTGCCGGTCATCTACGGGCTGAATCTGCTCCGGACGACGTTCATCACGATCGCCTTCGGGAAACAGTACATGCAGTGGTTCGTCGACGAAATCCTGCTGTTGTTCGGCTCGTCCGACCCGTACATGGTCTCGTTTTTCATCTCCGATCGGATCATCAGCCAGCTGCTCGCGGTCGTCGTCCTCATCGGGATCACCTACCTCGTCGTCCGCGAGCTGCCCGAGCTGCTGACGATCATCGAAGACGTGCTCTTCCTCGTCACCGGCGACGAGTACGATCTCGCGTCGGATCTCGGACTCGATCAGTCGCGGGCGTAG
- a CDS encoding protein sorting system archaetidylserine synthase (This PssA-like phosphatidyltransferase, along with a PssD-like decarboxylase, is required in Haloarchaea for the archaeosortase ArtA to replace the PGF-CTERM sorting signal with a C-terminal lipid anchor.): MKPRFVGRVGLADAVTVSNAALGFVAAVVATVDIELAARILLLAAIADALDGVVARRRGGTDVGPYLDSLADVASFGVAPALLVAMAAAETWGLTGASGATAIAGGALFVAAAVTRLGLYTAYDSDAAETEGVQTTLAATIIGASVLAGFTSPIVLVPLVYLLTALMLAPITYPDLHAQDALVMGVVQAAAILLGGRVGERLVGSIGEGFAFGLLFLSLAYLVLGPRFYWRRD, translated from the coding sequence ATGAAGCCGCGGTTCGTCGGTCGCGTCGGCCTCGCGGATGCGGTGACCGTCTCGAACGCCGCCCTCGGATTCGTCGCCGCCGTCGTCGCCACCGTCGATATCGAACTCGCCGCGCGAATTCTCCTCTTGGCCGCCATCGCGGACGCGCTCGACGGCGTCGTAGCGCGCAGGCGCGGCGGGACCGACGTCGGGCCGTACCTCGACTCCCTCGCCGACGTGGCCTCCTTCGGCGTCGCACCCGCGCTCTTGGTGGCGATGGCCGCCGCCGAGACGTGGGGGCTCACCGGAGCGTCGGGGGCCACCGCGATCGCGGGCGGGGCGCTCTTCGTCGCCGCCGCGGTGACCCGGCTCGGGCTCTATACCGCCTACGACAGCGACGCCGCCGAGACCGAGGGCGTCCAGACGACGCTCGCGGCGACGATCATCGGCGCGTCCGTGCTGGCGGGCTTCACGAGTCCGATCGTGTTGGTCCCGCTGGTGTATCTACTCACCGCACTGATGCTCGCCCCGATCACGTACCCCGATCTCCACGCCCAAGACGCGCTGGTGATGGGCGTCGTCCAAGCGGCGGCGATCCTCCTCGGCGGCCGGGTGGGCGAGCGACTCGTCGGGTCGATCGGCGAGGGCTTCGCCTTCGGGCTGCTGTTCCTATCGCTCGCGTACCTCGTTCTCGGACCGCGGTTCTACTGGCGGCGCGATTGA
- a CDS encoding cytochrome c oxidase subunit 3 has translation MGTEEAHDDHGHHLPAVEDWPRGFGEASWWPFVTAAGAAGIYIAAALYILGRGDSAIVSSVAGPAALVATVGLFLVGLYGWVYHAFVIKFWERDADAKSANKLRWGMLAFLGSELATFGALFGYYFYIRAGEWGSMLTGVPDLTTSLVIGNTLILIISSITLHYAHVGIRNDDRGKFLGGLAVTLLLGVIFIGGQVYEYYEFIVHYDFTLTSGFFASAFFGLTGLHGLHVSLGAVLLGIVFVRALLGQYSAERHVSVSTASMYWHFVDVVWVFLVVVLYVGAEVGA, from the coding sequence ATGGGTACCGAAGAAGCACACGACGACCACGGACACCACCTCCCCGCCGTGGAGGACTGGCCCCGTGGGTTCGGTGAGGCGAGTTGGTGGCCGTTCGTCACCGCCGCCGGCGCTGCGGGCATCTACATCGCCGCCGCGCTGTACATTCTCGGCCGCGGCGACAGCGCGATCGTTAGCTCCGTCGCCGGACCGGCAGCGCTGGTCGCGACGGTCGGACTGTTCCTCGTCGGGCTGTACGGCTGGGTGTATCACGCCTTCGTGATCAAGTTCTGGGAGCGCGACGCCGACGCCAAGAGCGCGAACAAGCTCCGCTGGGGGATGCTCGCGTTCCTCGGCTCCGAACTCGCGACGTTCGGCGCGCTGTTCGGCTACTACTTCTACATCCGCGCTGGCGAATGGGGATCGATGTTGACCGGCGTGCCGGACCTGACGACGTCGCTCGTCATCGGCAACACGCTCATCCTGATCATCTCGTCGATCACGCTGCACTACGCGCACGTCGGCATCCGCAACGACGACCGCGGGAAGTTCCTCGGCGGCCTCGCCGTGACGCTGCTCTTGGGCGTCATCTTCATCGGCGGGCAGGTCTACGAGTACTACGAGTTCATCGTCCACTACGACTTTACGCTCACTTCGGGCTTCTTCGCCTCGGCGTTCTTCGGCCTCACGGGCCTGCACGGACTGCACGTCAGCCTCGGCGCGGTGCTTCTCGGCATCGTCTTCGTCCGGGCGCTCTTGGGGCAGTACTCCGCCGAACGGCACGTCTCGGTCAGCACCGCCTCGATGTACTGGCACTTCGTCGACGTCGTCTGGGTGTTCCTCGTCGTCGTGCTGTACGTCGGCGCGGAAGTCGGTGCGTAA
- a CDS encoding DUF7111 family protein codes for MTDHEATANGITARYRETDAERLLTFETDGKTAAIAQNVDGYAMLKVRPSADGDELERYYGFDMALDHAAELLGVSPHDLPIPDVAADMGM; via the coding sequence ATGACCGACCACGAGGCGACCGCGAACGGGATCACCGCGCGGTACCGCGAGACCGACGCCGAGCGACTGCTCACGTTCGAGACCGACGGCAAGACGGCAGCGATCGCGCAGAACGTCGACGGCTACGCGATGCTGAAGGTCCGTCCGAGCGCCGACGGCGACGAACTCGAACGCTACTACGGATTCGATATGGCCCTCGACCACGCCGCGGAGTTGCTCGGCGTCTCCCCGCACGACCTGCCGATTCCGGACGTCGCCGCCGATATGGGGATGTAG
- a CDS encoding DNA-binding protein, whose translation MSQWLQSGRRRDLCALLYEAGSLRGQKLKTALERHYGVRIDPQSFYGSLDALVDRGLIACETEGIHDVYRLTEVGVDGVESHYAWLTERLDGRERDD comes from the coding sequence ATGTCGCAGTGGCTCCAGAGCGGTCGGCGACGGGACCTGTGCGCGCTGCTCTACGAGGCGGGGTCGCTCCGCGGGCAGAAGCTCAAGACGGCGCTCGAACGACACTACGGGGTGCGGATCGATCCGCAGTCGTTCTACGGGAGTCTCGATGCGCTCGTCGACCGCGGGCTCATTGCGTGTGAAACGGAGGGGATTCACGACGTCTACCGACTTACCGAGGTCGGCGTCGACGGCGTCGAATCGCACTACGCGTGGCTCACCGAGCGGTTGGACGGGCGCGAGCGGGACGACTGA
- a CDS encoding cupredoxin domain-containing protein produces MTGQRVSGNGRVSRRRFLGGFGAAATTGLAGCSDSSAESDDYDIGMTASAFTPSEFTVEVGETVVWQNTSSRGHTVTAYDSGIPDDAEFFATGGYNSTEEAREAFRSEFGGSIDSGATWSHTFEVPGEYEYFCIPHEQGGMIGTIVVEE; encoded by the coding sequence ATGACAGGGCAGCGAGTCTCGGGGAACGGACGAGTCTCACGCCGCCGGTTTCTCGGTGGATTCGGCGCGGCGGCGACGACGGGACTCGCGGGTTGTTCGGATTCGAGCGCCGAGAGCGACGACTACGATATCGGGATGACCGCCTCCGCGTTCACGCCGTCGGAGTTCACGGTCGAAGTCGGCGAGACGGTCGTCTGGCAGAACACGAGTTCGCGCGGACACACCGTCACGGCCTACGACTCCGGGATTCCGGACGATGCCGAGTTCTTCGCCACGGGCGGCTACAACTCGACCGAAGAGGCCAGAGAGGCCTTCCGATCGGAGTTCGGCGGCTCGATCGACAGCGGCGCGACGTGGTCGCACACGTTCGAGGTTCCGGGCGAGTACGAGTACTTCTGCATCCCGCACGAACAGGGCGGAATGATCGGGACGATCGTCGTCGAGGAGTAG
- a CDS encoding HalOD1 output domain-containing protein, which yields MTKHTDSGAESTDDTNATPTMRWRQITQRHYDSERDGELTTAIVYAIAEAMDVEPKAVESPTLYETIDVAAIERTLFNPGTTTGSEEGSGSVEFRYDEYRVTVRSDGWVRVDETTEAGL from the coding sequence ATGACGAAACACACTGACAGCGGAGCCGAATCCACCGACGACACGAACGCCACGCCGACGATGCGCTGGCGGCAGATCACCCAGCGACACTACGACTCCGAACGAGACGGCGAGCTCACGACCGCGATCGTCTACGCGATCGCGGAGGCGATGGACGTCGAACCGAAGGCGGTGGAGTCGCCGACGCTGTACGAGACTATCGATGTCGCGGCGATCGAGCGCACCCTCTTCAACCCCGGGACGACCACCGGCTCCGAAGAGGGATCCGGCAGTGTCGAGTTCCGATACGACGAGTACCGCGTCACCGTCCGCAGCGACGGCTGGGTGCGAGTCGACGAGACGACCGAGGCGGGACTGTAA
- a CDS encoding PQQ-binding-like beta-propeller repeat protein: protein MNRRSVLKVLGSGGLVGLAGCSENDGPGTTSGAPATHTATETSGAVLNCELPKDGGTGKTNPQFQGSAEHTGHIETTGPTGDVTTYWRRTPSRYEHSQPVVVADQVFVSFAGDLVRLDRSTGDRHWTTDVGHSGASTPAIYDGTAYVTVWNGGENVDRGLTAVDADSGEIEWRGVTDADVTTSPATTEDGVFVGGGYETTTVAAFDHDETERWRHDLDEYASTPAVAERMAVYGSGGDSVVAYDAVSGERRWTVDTDGNTTAAPTVADGRVLIGTRAGTLYALDIEDGSEEWTFDLPGPVRRSVAVADGRVVVSTEEGFVSVDSTGSHRWTEAGISDATDPIIAGNTVYFGDGRTVRALSLDDGAELWSFRTRERTYTDVVLQGIRAAPTVTNGVVVVATQAGDVYALGAE from the coding sequence ATGAACCGGCGGTCCGTCCTCAAGGTCCTCGGCAGCGGTGGACTCGTTGGGCTCGCGGGGTGCTCCGAGAACGACGGCCCCGGCACAACGTCGGGAGCCCCGGCCACACACACCGCGACGGAAACGTCGGGGGCCGTACTGAACTGCGAGTTGCCGAAAGATGGTGGTACGGGGAAGACGAATCCGCAGTTTCAGGGCTCGGCCGAACACACGGGACATATCGAGACGACCGGGCCGACAGGGGACGTCACGACGTACTGGCGACGAACGCCGTCTCGGTACGAACACTCCCAGCCGGTCGTCGTCGCCGATCAGGTGTTCGTCTCCTTCGCGGGCGACCTCGTTCGGCTGGACCGGTCCACGGGTGACCGTCACTGGACTACCGACGTCGGCCACAGCGGAGCCTCGACCCCGGCGATCTACGACGGGACTGCGTACGTGACCGTCTGGAACGGGGGTGAGAACGTCGACCGCGGACTCACGGCCGTCGACGCCGACAGCGGTGAGATCGAGTGGCGCGGCGTAACCGACGCGGATGTGACTACCTCACCAGCTACGACGGAAGACGGCGTGTTCGTCGGCGGGGGGTACGAGACGACGACCGTCGCGGCGTTCGATCACGACGAAACCGAGCGGTGGCGTCACGACCTCGACGAGTACGCTTCGACCCCGGCCGTGGCCGAGAGAATGGCTGTCTACGGTTCGGGCGGCGATTCCGTCGTTGCCTACGACGCCGTTTCCGGCGAGCGACGCTGGACCGTCGATACCGACGGCAACACGACCGCCGCACCGACTGTCGCGGACGGGCGGGTACTGATCGGAACTCGCGCTGGAACCCTCTACGCGCTCGATATCGAGGACGGCTCCGAAGAGTGGACGTTCGATCTGCCCGGTCCGGTTCGTCGATCGGTGGCCGTCGCCGACGGCAGAGTGGTCGTTTCGACCGAGGAGGGGTTCGTGAGCGTCGACAGTACTGGTTCCCACCGATGGACGGAGGCCGGAATCTCGGACGCGACTGACCCGATTATCGCCGGAAACACCGTGTATTTCGGCGACGGCCGAACGGTGCGAGCGCTGTCGTTGGACGACGGAGCGGAGCTGTGGTCGTTCCGAACTCGCGAACGGACGTATACCGACGTCGTGCTCCAAGGAATTCGGGCGGCACCAACTGTGACAAACGGCGTTGTCGTCGTCGCCACGCAGGCGGGAGACGTGTACGCACTCGGCGCGGAATGA